The following are encoded together in the Arcobacter aquimarinus genome:
- the gmtX gene encoding gamma-mobile-trio protein GmtX, whose amino-acid sequence MKNKIDIEKIDNFFQNILDKTDSKKKKDNLKIVYDILLHLYKTGSNNFSIALIGKLSKKEGGPITQTIRNVQGKDYRDLIEFFVNNITVSDTYKENSDYKLSDYIDDPALKAHINIIISENKSLKNQLNILKNNMNKNYKLNYHVENNINNSLTDTSKNTLLSSEIESITKFIKDIETNSISIKLTDIGSLKDENDILIANPGFFDGLKKIILT is encoded by the coding sequence ATGAAAAATAAGATAGATATAGAAAAAATTGATAATTTTTTTCAGAATATTCTTGATAAAACAGATTCAAAAAAGAAAAAGGATAATTTAAAAATAGTTTATGATATATTATTGCATTTGTATAAAACTGGCAGCAATAATTTTTCAATAGCATTAATAGGAAAGCTATCAAAGAAAGAGGGTGGTCCTATCACTCAAACAATAAGAAATGTTCAAGGAAAAGATTATAGAGATTTAATTGAATTTTTTGTAAATAATATTACTGTATCAGATACGTATAAAGAAAATAGTGATTATAAACTATCTGATTATATTGATGATCCAGCATTAAAGGCTCATATTAATATAATTATTTCAGAAAATAAATCATTGAAAAATCAATTAAATATTTTAAAAAATAATATGAATAAAAATTATAAACTAAATTACCATGTAGAGAACAATATTAATAATAGTTTAACTGATACTAGTAAAAATACATTACTTAGTTCAGAAATAGAATCAATAACTAAATTTATAAAAGATATTGAAACAAATAGTATCTCCATTAAATTAACTGATATAGGTTCTTTAAAAGATGAAAATGATATTTTAATCGCAAATCCAGGTTTTTTTGATGGATTAAAGAAAATAATACTAACTTAA
- a CDS encoding Mov34/MPN/PAD-1 family protein, which translates to MVDKYFVNIAHNQTKESHHTNDETSDIFYNEDQTEATFSTIFKLEFPSSILGDETPLGVKRFEEVRFIFDKGFPYKAPIIFLRDDFPKVFPHINPTKEKVNPCIYEGSNDELLQQPNFFFELLDQIASWLDKAVTNDLIDLEQGWEPMRTDFNNGIISFPVTFIEEAIRSGRTINSIGINYSFLKNDFIQARIEALDISKFDKINHSFLIPLVLTEASSNFFPNDIFTYNDFIKFTKKISLKNVYDIIGEYAKHLKKISLLFITILIKRPVHLIGTDSDIEILNFAIEVKYDKIKRNIKANSKSYTLASIEPPSKELLTKFSGINKKNNINKNMKLIQLGCGSLGSKIITHIARTGLTDDITLIDNDLFNAHNHARHTLTGISNGLKSELLYEALLEMGLSRVNSIGEDIKECLNIIKDDSILIDATADFSIRNFLIKKEIKSEVIHVVLHNLSTYGLVLIESKNRAVRLDDLLSYFYLLCYREKKFFNIIKTDKTEYQMVGQGCGSLTTITTDAEISYFSAPMSMQIQNELENGLSEDTGKLNIGNLNSNLNLEWDKFKIKAPLILFDKSFGYEVRINSDVVEKILKNSTQYSPNETGGVLIGNISLVNKVISIVDLIDPPEDSKRTKVYFELGTTGLQEKVLDYEKKTNGLLTYIGTWHSHPMGGSASVKDLKTKTELIRDRKGFPTVCLINSKGNIIIVENGDKV; encoded by the coding sequence ATGGTTGATAAATACTTTGTTAATATTGCACATAATCAAACCAAGGAGTCTCATCATACAAATGATGAGACTTCAGATATTTTTTATAATGAAGATCAAACAGAAGCTACATTTAGTACGATTTTTAAATTAGAGTTCCCAAGTTCTATTTTAGGAGATGAAACACCTTTGGGAGTAAAAAGATTTGAAGAGGTTAGATTTATTTTTGATAAAGGATTTCCTTATAAAGCACCAATAATTTTTTTAAGAGATGATTTCCCAAAAGTATTTCCACATATAAATCCAACAAAGGAAAAAGTTAACCCATGTATATATGAAGGTTCTAATGATGAATTATTACAACAGCCAAATTTCTTTTTTGAATTATTAGATCAAATAGCAAGTTGGTTAGATAAAGCAGTAACAAATGATTTGATTGATTTAGAACAGGGCTGGGAACCAATGAGAACAGATTTTAATAATGGTATAATATCTTTTCCAGTAACTTTTATAGAAGAAGCTATTCGAAGTGGGAGGACAATTAATTCTATAGGAATAAATTATTCTTTTCTAAAGAATGATTTTATTCAAGCAAGAATTGAAGCTTTAGATATTTCAAAATTTGATAAAATTAACCATAGTTTTTTAATACCACTTGTATTAACAGAAGCTTCAAGTAATTTTTTTCCAAATGATATTTTCACTTATAATGATTTTATTAAATTTACAAAAAAAATATCTTTAAAGAATGTTTATGACATAATAGGAGAATATGCGAAACACTTAAAAAAAATATCGTTGTTATTTATTACAATACTTATAAAAAGACCTGTTCATTTAATTGGTACTGATTCTGACATAGAAATTCTTAATTTTGCTATTGAAGTAAAGTATGATAAAATAAAGAGAAATATTAAAGCTAATTCAAAATCTTATACTCTTGCAAGTATTGAACCACCAAGTAAGGAATTATTAACAAAATTTTCTGGTATTAATAAAAAAAATAATATAAATAAAAACATGAAACTTATTCAATTAGGTTGTGGCAGTCTAGGTTCTAAAATTATTACACATATAGCAAGAACAGGACTTACTGATGATATAACACTAATCGATAATGATTTATTTAATGCACATAATCATGCTAGACATACATTAACTGGTATATCAAATGGATTAAAAAGTGAACTACTTTATGAAGCATTATTAGAAATGGGATTATCAAGAGTTAATTCTATTGGAGAGGATATTAAAGAGTGCCTAAATATAATAAAAGATGATTCAATATTAATAGATGCCACTGCAGATTTTTCTATTAGAAACTTTTTAATAAAAAAAGAAATAAAGAGTGAAGTAATACATGTAGTATTACATAATTTATCAACTTATGGCCTAGTTTTAATTGAATCTAAGAATAGAGCAGTTAGATTGGATGATTTGCTATCATATTTTTATCTTTTATGTTATAGAGAGAAAAAATTTTTTAATATTATAAAGACAGATAAAACTGAATATCAAATGGTTGGACAAGGATGCGGATCATTAACTACAATAACTACAGATGCTGAAATTTCATACTTTTCAGCACCAATGTCGATGCAAATACAAAATGAACTTGAAAATGGACTTAGCGAAGATACTGGAAAATTAAATATTGGTAATTTAAATTCAAATTTAAATTTAGAATGGGATAAATTTAAAATTAAAGCACCTCTTATATTATTTGATAAATCATTTGGCTATGAAGTAAGAATAAATAGTGATGTTGTAGAAAAAATACTTAAAAATTCTACTCAATATTCTCCTAATGAAACAGGGGGAGTTTTAATTGGAAATATTTCTTTAGTGAATAAAGTTATCTCAATAGTTGATTTAATTGATCCACCCGAGGATAGTAAAAGAACTAAGGTGTATTTTGAGTTGGGTACAACAGGTTTACAAGAGAAAGTTTTAGATTATGAAAAGAAAACAAATGGTTTATTAACGTATATTGGAACATGGCATAGTCATCCAATGGGTGGTTCTGCTTCTGTAAAAGACTTAAAGACAAAAACTGAGTTAATTCGAGATAGAAAAGGGTTCCCCACAGTTTGTTTAATTAATAGTAAAGGGAATATTATAATAGTTGAAAATGGAGATAAAGTATGA
- a CDS encoding VPA1269 family protein, which translates to MNEWNLYIDKWALVKNINIDFLKEFKIIFLEFLYENTIETTLRENFQLILLENIDKFEKKTFSLIINFVIWFYKETNKSFNKFQIDDLINKTKGISFTKGKRSDPFFEWALHYDISLYLWTIFFSTYLELKKNSYNLYRQAFINFLDYLIYYPNITRDPFLYLSINYDIPEEFKRYAINIKKLPENNTGLRNNLSKLCDFFDWFLIVNCTYDKNHQIIDTNYKNPIEKISIKNKNYTETYRNALPSRYLRILEEIITKDDFKWPKTLKNEWIIHNNERIWSPVTTYLILLKLKTPIRTYQLRYLDSGEGDKFYFDYDKWNWEINANAIYKNQKNYKGVLKKIVDNNTQNELIGLYINTNKTKDSNSDLKGYTIPWENKEIIKIISDLIKWQKKYNPVKKPYKWVDIKDINLAKKSKEILKEMGENFFLFRDKSNENHEEPIIDSRVQYYWKALLAELEKRINKERELSNDKPIFFIEKWQGTKPVVSYYDLHSLRVTNLTALHQVGVPYTILSKYLAGHSTILMTMYYTKYNQTHISETLNKATKEISLKEQENFNNFIANAKYEELENNLVYNNISALDSITQLNTKSCLTSDIGICPVGENKCLEGGDLISSGGGYTQIYNSVGNGPKNCIRCRFFITGVPFLLGLISRFNELAIIIKEKTIIYKKSEKKYEELFNEKYNCEKENKAFLKWKDLELADSHYNKHNNELDQLLLDWQSLYNLIEQCKVIQENQIKENSNKFNLITNGDIMNINYSITECSEFELYDEVCQSSIFYESIQANIANMKRNQIINKMLLNNDMEPYFLFLNEDESLHVGNEFIKLLMIKLGKPNAIDVFNNKNKLLDFGLKIDIKNEINELLNNKYEYKNKIITRIDYEK; encoded by the coding sequence ATGAATGAATGGAATTTATATATTGACAAATGGGCATTAGTAAAAAATATTAATATTGATTTTCTAAAAGAATTTAAAATAATATTTTTAGAATTTTTATACGAAAATACTATAGAGACTACATTAAGAGAGAATTTTCAATTAATATTATTAGAAAATATTGATAAGTTTGAAAAAAAAACATTTAGTTTGATTATAAACTTTGTGATATGGTTTTACAAAGAAACAAATAAAAGTTTTAATAAATTTCAAATTGATGATCTAATAAATAAAACAAAAGGAATATCTTTTACTAAAGGGAAAAGAAGCGATCCTTTTTTTGAATGGGCTCTTCATTATGATATATCCCTATACTTATGGACTATTTTTTTCTCAACTTACTTAGAATTAAAAAAAAATTCTTATAATTTATATCGACAAGCTTTTATAAATTTTTTAGATTATTTAATTTACTATCCTAATATTACAAGGGATCCTTTTTTATATCTAAGCATAAATTATGATATACCTGAAGAATTTAAAAGATATGCAATTAATATAAAAAAATTACCAGAAAACAATACAGGACTTCGAAATAATTTATCAAAACTATGCGATTTCTTTGATTGGTTTTTAATTGTTAATTGTACTTATGATAAAAATCATCAAATTATTGATACAAATTATAAAAATCCCATTGAAAAGATTTCAATAAAAAATAAAAATTATACGGAAACCTATAGAAATGCTTTACCTAGTAGATATTTACGTATACTTGAAGAAATAATAACAAAAGATGATTTCAAATGGCCTAAAACATTGAAAAATGAATGGATAATTCATAATAATGAAAGAATTTGGAGTCCTGTAACAACATATTTAATACTACTTAAATTAAAAACACCTATTAGAACTTATCAATTAAGATATTTAGATAGTGGAGAAGGGGATAAATTTTATTTTGATTATGATAAATGGAATTGGGAAATAAATGCTAACGCTATTTATAAAAATCAAAAAAATTATAAAGGTGTTTTAAAAAAAATTGTGGATAACAATACTCAAAATGAACTTATTGGATTATATATTAATACAAATAAAACAAAAGATTCAAATAGTGATTTAAAGGGTTATACTATTCCATGGGAAAATAAAGAAATTATAAAAATAATTTCAGATTTAATAAAATGGCAAAAGAAATACAATCCTGTGAAAAAACCTTATAAATGGGTAGATATAAAAGATATAAATTTAGCAAAGAAATCAAAAGAAATATTAAAAGAAATGGGTGAAAACTTCTTTTTATTTAGAGATAAATCAAATGAAAATCATGAAGAGCCTATTATTGATTCAAGAGTTCAATATTATTGGAAAGCATTATTAGCTGAATTAGAAAAAAGAATAAACAAAGAAAGAGAATTGTCAAACGATAAGCCTATTTTTTTTATAGAAAAATGGCAAGGAACAAAACCAGTGGTTAGTTATTATGATTTACACTCTCTTAGAGTTACAAATCTTACAGCGCTACATCAAGTAGGAGTTCCATATACAATTTTAAGTAAATATCTTGCTGGACATAGCACAATATTAATGACTATGTATTATACAAAATATAATCAAACACATATTTCAGAAACTTTAAATAAAGCAACAAAGGAAATTTCATTAAAAGAACAAGAAAATTTTAATAATTTTATAGCTAATGCAAAATATGAAGAATTAGAAAATAATCTCGTTTATAATAATATAAGTGCCTTAGATTCAATTACTCAATTAAATACAAAAAGCTGTTTAACTTCAGATATAGGAATTTGCCCTGTTGGTGAAAATAAATGTTTAGAAGGCGGTGATTTGATTAGTTCTGGAGGAGGTTATACTCAAATTTATAATTCTGTTGGAAATGGTCCAAAGAATTGTATTAGATGCCGATTTTTTATTACTGGTGTACCTTTTTTATTAGGATTAATTTCAAGATTTAATGAATTAGCCATAATTATAAAAGAAAAAACTATCATTTATAAAAAATCAGAAAAAAAATATGAAGAGTTATTTAATGAAAAATATAATTGTGAGAAAGAAAACAAAGCTTTTTTAAAATGGAAAGATTTAGAACTAGCAGACAGTCACTATAATAAACATAATAATGAATTAGATCAGCTATTATTAGATTGGCAATCTTTGTATAATTTAATTGAACAATGCAAAGTAATTCAAGAAAATCAAATAAAAGAAAATTCTAATAAATTTAATTTAATAACTAATGGAGATATTATGAATATAAACTATAGTATCACTGAATGTTCAGAATTTGAATTATACGATGAAGTTTGTCAAAGTTCAATTTTTTATGAAAGTATTCAAGCCAATATCGCAAATATGAAAAGAAATCAAATAATAAATAAAATGCTTTTAAATAATGATATGGAACCTTATTTTTTATTTTTAAATGAAGATGAATCACTTCATGTAGGAAATGAATTTATTAAATTGTTGATGATAAAGTTAGGAAAACCAAATGCTATAGATGTTTTTAATAATAAAAATAAACTATTAGATTTTGGTTTAAAAATAGATATAAAAAATGAAATAAATGAATTGTTAAATAATAAGTATGAATATAAAAATAAAATAATTACAAGGATTGATTATGAAAAATAA
- a CDS encoding tyrosine-type recombinase/integrase codes for MKYPLDCESTFSKTYLFWLSRFVRNKITGLSNRQVKDKDRLAQILQQLIKGFDSIENLKSIIKEVRNIGINSIHVYFIPLEKLYMFIINFGANSMKEIDEELLSDFLVTETSTLSDATKKNYRIALITFFGYIDKQNEEDNGYVYRYGIELKNWGGLSGKSGTKLPSFMQKDEVQRFIDGIHTYPFGAKVASRNRLIIKTILYTGIRVSEAINIDLKDFNKDGNAYIIQVRGKGNKPRVVMIKESIIKKDLDEWFNIKCCNNNLLFCNQKGKPLSQAYISSIVEKILLSVGIRKEKNGAHMLRHTFATLLYQKNKDLILVQESLGHADINTSRIYTHFDKEQLVRTTDIF; via the coding sequence TTGAAATATCCATTAGACTGTGAATCTACATTTAGTAAAACATACTTATTTTGGTTGTCTAGGTTTGTCAGGAACAAAATAACAGGCTTATCAAATAGACAAGTAAAAGACAAGGATCGTTTAGCACAAATTCTTCAACAACTTATAAAAGGTTTTGACTCAATTGAAAACTTAAAATCTATTATTAAAGAAGTTAGAAATATTGGTATAAATAGTATACATGTATATTTTATACCACTTGAAAAGTTATACATGTTTATAATTAATTTTGGTGCAAATTCCATGAAAGAAATTGATGAAGAGTTATTAAGTGATTTTCTTGTAACAGAAACAAGTACATTATCAGATGCAACAAAAAAGAATTATAGAATTGCTTTAATTACTTTTTTTGGATACATCGATAAACAAAATGAAGAAGATAATGGGTATGTATATAGATATGGAATTGAACTTAAGAACTGGGGTGGTTTATCTGGTAAAAGTGGTACTAAACTGCCCTCTTTTATGCAAAAAGATGAAGTACAAAGATTTATTGATGGAATACATACTTATCCTTTTGGTGCAAAAGTTGCTTCAAGAAATAGATTAATTATAAAAACTATTCTTTACACAGGAATAAGGGTAAGTGAAGCAATAAATATTGACTTAAAGGATTTCAATAAAGATGGGAATGCTTATATTATACAAGTTCGTGGAAAAGGTAATAAACCAAGAGTTGTAATGATAAAAGAATCTATAATAAAAAAAGATTTAGATGAGTGGTTTAATATCAAATGTTGTAATAATAACCTACTCTTTTGTAATCAAAAAGGAAAACCATTAAGTCAAGCATATATAAGTAGTATAGTAGAAAAGATACTACTAAGTGTAGGTATTAGAAAAGAAAAAAATGGAGCCCATATGTTAAGACATACTTTTGCCACCCTACTTTATCAAAAAAATAAAGATCTCATACTAGTTCAAGAATCTTTAGGTCATGCAGATATTAATACATCAAGGATATATACGCACTTTGATAAAGAACAATTAGTACGTACTACAGATATATTTTAA